The Chiloscyllium punctatum isolate Juve2018m chromosome 30, sChiPun1.3, whole genome shotgun sequence genome includes a region encoding these proteins:
- the LOC140455533 gene encoding zinc-binding protein A33-like: protein MKDNIGPVPASLTLDPDTASPWLVLLEDLTGAALGGTQRPVEDGPLRFDHSPCVLASQGFASGRHYWEVAVRRQAEWAVGLSRETARRKGAITLSPQDGYWAVWRRKGDNYRALTSPPTRLSLAAQPSRLGIYLDYQGGQVSFYDAEQMAHLYTFTSTFTERLYPFFSPGPGDRHCGAALVTVCHLSL from the coding sequence TGCCAGCGTCGCTGACCCTTGACCCGGACACTGCCAGCCCCTGGTTGGTGCTGCTGGAGGACCTGACTGGAGCTGCACTGGGTGGCACTCAAAGGCCGGTGGAAGATGGCCCGCTCCGGTTCGACCACTCGCCCTGCGTGCTGGCCTCCCAGGGCTTTGCCAGCGGCCGGCACTACTGGGAGGTGGCGGTGCGGCGCCAGGCCGAGTGGGCCGTCGGTCTGAGCCGGGAGACGGCCAGGCGCAAGGGCGCCATCACCCTGTCGCCGCAGGACGGCTACTGGGCCGTGTGGAGGAGGAAGGGCGACAATTACCGGGCGCTGACCTCGCCCCCGACCCGGCTGAGCCTGGCTGCCCAGCCCAGCAGGCTGGGCATTTACCTGGACTACCAGGGCGGTCAGGTCTCCTTCTACGATGCGGAGCAGATGGCCCACCTGTACACCTTCACCAGCACCTTCACCGAGCGCCTGTACCCCTTCTTCAGCCCCGGCCCCGGTGACAGGCACTGCGGCGCCGCACTGGTGACCGTCTgccacctcagcctctga